The Tubulanus polymorphus chromosome 6, tnTubPoly1.2, whole genome shotgun sequence genome includes a region encoding these proteins:
- the LOC141907209 gene encoding uncharacterized protein LOC141907209 codes for MASSSKRLDTPGVVVAADPDDLEKLKEVTKKVKHFVPNKFEECLSIIDKVMMFLQKFCLSFYDMANDPDYETGQHYSLSMIHWKESMKQKLDSVRRLAMKFAVDSVFPMHLCAAAQKIVTKTESERFAFLSLFTHVSETIREVCDTLKDWIKMEENYPEFLAHDIKDLEKQKTALSRKTRDAQEAHFQAIHRIKNIDAQRSKNDKQDKILKIKADNLIVEEEMLIRYISETKVDIDIRKFQKEELIRNIGSSDGAELREKFDEIREDMRILKDRLPTLEKRMVFVKEKLDWIDNERDCLENKNHELLLEKQSLSKTGDEKSRCENELDKVTRLLEHVKLMALFKMSPDVLVKIHYGIPYEMKTHSTKLASDKHEINLLDRACNVVAEEISKDWPSLYSLLPFLPPRGRLNIEADIQDITRSYPRDSHADQALKSLYRWRRFHIRARLQDLKTTLAQMNRQDVLDVVEYTLNPPVNSTEVKESTLPTFLEPHLIPYYRAVERYDQLRASHG; via the exons ATGGCTTCCTCATCTAAAAGAC TCGACACACCGGGCGTGGTCGTCGCTGCCGATCCGGACGATTTGGAGAAACTGAAAGAAGTGACGAAAAAAGTGAAACATTTCGTCCCCAATAAATTTGAGGAATGCCTCAGTATTATCGATAAAGTGATGATGTTCTTGCAGAAGTTTTGCCTGTCGTTCTACGATATGGCAAACGACCCGGATTACGAAACCGGTCAACATTATTCGTTGAGTATGATTCACTGGAAAGAGTCGATGAAACAGAAACTAGACAGCGTTCGTCGTCTCGCTATGAAGTTCGCGGTCGATTCCGTCTTCCCGATGCACCTGTGCGCCGCCGCGCAGAAAATCGTCACCAAGACCGAATCAGAACGATTCGCTTTCCTGTCGCTTTTCACGCACGTTTCCGAAACTATCCGCGAAGTGTGCGATACGCTGAAAGACTGGATCAaaatggaggaaaactatccGGAATTCCTGGCGCACGATATCAaagatttggaaaaacaaaagacGGCGCTGTCCAGGAAAACCCGCGACGCGCAAGAGGCCCACTTTCAAGCGATACACCGAATTAAGAATATCGACGCACAACGCTCGAAAAATGATAAACAGgataaaatactgaaaataaaagcGGACAATCTGATCGTCGAAGAAGAGATGTTGATCCGATATATATCCGAAACGAAAGTCGACATCGACataagaaaatttcaaaaagaggAACTGATTAGAAACATCGGCAGTTCGGACGGCGCCGAACTTCGCGAGAAATTCGACGAAATACGCGAAGATATGAGAATCCTCAAGGATCGTCTCCCAACCCTCGAAAAGCGTATGGTTTTTGTAAAGGAAAAACTCGATTGGATCGACAACGAACGAGACTGCCTGGAGAACAAAAATCATGAACTGTTGCTGGAGAAACAAAGCTTGTCGAAAACGGGCGACGAAAAGAGCCGTTGTGAAAACGAACTCGATAAAGTAACCCGGTTGTTAGAACACGTTAAACTGATGGCGTTGTTTAAAATGTCGCCTGATGTTCTGGTGAAAATTCACTACGGTATACCATACGAAATGAAAACTCATTCGACGAAATTAGCCTCGGATAAACACGAGATAA ATTTGTTAGATCGGGCGTGTAATGTAGTGGCCGAAGAAATCAGTAAAGACTGGCCGTCGTTATATTCGCTATTGCCGTTCCTTCCACCTCGAGGTCGTCTGAATATTGAAGCCGATATACAAGATATTACCCGTTCTTACCCACGCGACAGTCACGCCGACCAGGCTCTGAAATCTTTGTACAGATGGCGTCGATTTCACATACGAGCCAGACTACAAGATCTGAAAACCACATTGGCGCAGATGAATCGTCAAGATGTACTGGACGTTGTGGAATATACGCTTAATCCGCCCGTTAATTCTACAGAGGTGAAGGAAAGTACTCTTCCGACTTTTCTCGAACCGCACCTCATACCGTATTACCGGGCTGTCGAACGTTACGACCAACTACGTGCATCTCATGGTTGA
- the LOC141907654 gene encoding tetraspanin-6-like, with translation MCMSTIPRCILIIFNIIWVIIGLAFLAVGIVVRVAGANYFNAAFAALPGGATMQPVKDFDIESFLQSAFIPLIVIGAVFFLFGFLGCCGACCNSGSLLMIYAILVSIILLVQIAGIIIFFVKRDLIVGAVKEPLTNAIHKNFAGYNATDYLSLFVNFAQFQFGCCGVDSYTVFDGATKWKNKAQQWNGRTTTFAIPVSCCIFPANSKFSLKMQPSDMNCPTNPSTSNSNQNMSCFKRLDDLIEANKWWVVLVLSCICALQLVFIILALCLRKTIDSDKLL, from the exons ATGTGCATGTCGACTATTCCTCGCTGTATCCTGATCATCTTCAATATAATATGGGTG ATCATTGGACTCGCGTTCTTAGCTGTTGGTATCGTCGTGCGCGTAGCGGGTGCGAATTATTTTAATGCCGCTTTTGCCGCGCTACCCGGCGGTGCGACCATGCAACCAGTGAAAGATTTCGATATCGAATCATTTCTACAGTCAGCGTTCATTCCACTGATTGTCATCGGGGCcgttttctttttgttcgGGTTCTTAGGATGTTGCGGAGCTTGCTGCAACTCTGGTAGTTTGCTGATGATA TATGCAATCTTGGTATCTATTATACTGCTGGTTCAGATTGCTGGTATCATAATATTCTTTGTCAAACGAGATTTG aTCGTAGGAGCTGTTAAAGAACCCTTGACGAATGCCATACACAAGAATTTTGCCGGTTACAACGCTACGGATTACCTCTCGTTGTTCGTTAATTTTGCTCAATTCCAA TTTGGATGCTGCGGAGTCGACAGTTACACAGTGTTTGATGGAGCTACAAAGTGGAAGAATAAAGCGCAGCAATGGAATGGCAGAACGACGACGTTTGCTATTCCAGTCTCGTGTTGTATATTTCCGGCAAATTCCAAATTCTCACTAAAAATGCAGCCGAGTGACATGAATTGTCCGACAAATCCGTCGACCTCCAATTCGAATCAAAATATG TCATGTTTCAAAAGATTGGACGATCTGATAGAAGCTAACAAATGGTGGGTGGTTCTCGTTCTGAGTTGTATATGCGCGTTGCAG TTGGTGTTTATCATTCTTGCCTTGTGTTTGAGGAAGACTATAGATTCAGATAAG TTACTGTGA
- the LOC141907210 gene encoding uncharacterized protein LOC141907210, producing MTLNLILIVLAAVATLCRGYWNNDWDQPLDFQCSSGQYINFIRSIHHNGHEDRRFRLECQRGFVGTDCSWTGFLNGWDEVIRFTCPRNGIVTGLYSYHNNGPEDRRWRVRCCQLITQPGRDCRWTEWLADWDQEINYRLSHGTAITGLYSNHHNGNEDRRYKLRICDFANCKAVHMNILSELRSHQVGSRVVGIATNQGCSPDHEFMLSLGSTDSLTETASITSTESKSFVYETTISVTAEASAKFLGSGGSVSFGVAQTLGGSTTWESTYTKETSTGSESSASTEVTFTGPGAALIMGDVKEYKFQSDQVDVEIDVSCDDGRRYKQKDVVNLKMKTYGVTHFSSYTGKFKPDQCSRKTNECIRNLEGDKALTPYYLVDQFKQCFDDIGNVQGKNK from the exons ATGACCTTGAATCTAATTCTTATCGTGTTGGCTGCAGTAGCGACACTTTGCAGAGGTTATTGGAATAATGACTGGGATCAGCCTTTAGACTTTCAATGCTCAAGTGGTCAGTACATCAACTTCATAAGAAGCATACACCACAACGGACACGAGGATCGACGCTTTAGGCTTGAATGTCAAAGAGGATTCGTCGGAACCGACTGCAGCTGGACGGGTTTCTTGAATGGCTGGGACGAGGTTATACGTTTTACGTGTCCGCGCAACGGAATAGTAACTGGTTTATACAGCTATCATAACAACGGTCCCGAAGACAGAAGGTGGAGAGTGCGATGCTGCCAG TTGATTACCCAGCCAGGGCGTGACTGTCGTTGGACGGAATGGCTCGCAGATTGGGACCAGGAGATTAATTATCGTCTTAGTCATGGGACAGCTATAACCGGTTTATACAGTAACCACCATAATGGAAACGA GGACCGTCGTTACAAGTTGCGAATATGTGATTTTGCCAACTGCAAAGCTGTTCATATGAATATCCTGAGTGAGTTGCGTTCTCATCAGGTAGGTTCACGTGTTGTTGGTATCGCTACGAATCAAGGTTGTTCACCAGATCACGAGTTTATGTTAAGTCTCGGCAGCACAGATTCATTAACGGAAACCGCTTCAATCACTTCAACCGAATCCAAATCTTTCGTCTACGAGACGACAATTTCTGTCACAGCCGAAGCGTCAGCCAAGTTTCTGGGTAGCGGAGGTTCGGTGTCGTTTGGTGTCGCTCAGACGCTTGGCGGCTCGACGACGTGGGAATCGACGTACACGAAGGAAACGTCGACCGGTTCGGAAAGTTCCGCATCAACAGAAGTGACATTCACCGGTCCCGGGGCGGCTTTGATTATGGGGGACGTCAAAGAATATAAATTCCAATCTGACCAGGTCGATGTAGAAATTGACGTGTCGTGTGACGACGGAAGACGTTATAAGCAGAAAGACGTCgtcaatttgaaaatgaaaacgtaTGGTGTTACGCACTTTTCATCTTACACCGGCAAATTCAAACCCGATCAATGTTCGAGGAAAACTAATGAATGCATCAGGAATCTCGAGGGAGATAAAGCACTCACTCCGTATTATTTAGTCGACCAATTTAAGCAATGTTTTGATGACATCGGGAATGTTCAggggaaaaataaataa
- the LOC141907212 gene encoding membrane-associated transporter protein-like translates to MVGSLSLACLQNKLRNINATDIVKVYDDGSRKQREHLTRRKSRFELVRICVMIAGIELCYAAETAFVSPIMLRLHVPYRYMTLTWCLSPILGLILTPLLGSLSDRCRSRLGRRRPFLIAYTAVIVIGLALVANSHDIGLLLGDTCRLSPNNVTLVTNHTRITTDDDVFAKNMTEDTVNPSEVSGGVLAITRLHCVWGVLFTVIGVLLLDFSCDASQSPARTYLLDICIPEDHKAGLTMFTVVSGIGGAIGYLLGAVNWGTVSKSGESFMSHVRIIFTVVLILLIALMGISITSFAEISLTEIEPKSSDVKTKKSSKSAKSQFGYEEFTDDDSDDSDNRADAKIATETTVTQADTDIVEKRTFPLPTPVTEETDLQATLPGPVLESEVSLKMYLISIIKMPKSLVMLCVTNLFSWMSLLCYSLYFTDYVGQVVFGGLPTAPDGSEEQELYAAGVRFGSGSMSLYSLSCSLYSLTIEYLVVRFGAKKVYVLSLLSTTIGMILMSLMPSRLTVIILSPSVGIIYAALFTMPYIILANYHSNQEFGELLEKSKSGRQVRGLGTDVAVVGSMVFVGQCLLSACMGSIIHAVGTTAVVVWASALFSLLAAISAFGIKYIDM, encoded by the exons ATGGTTGGTTCGCTTTCTTTGGCTTGCCTGCAAAACAAACTACGAAACATAAACGCGACTGATATCGTAAAAGTTTACGACGACGGATCTCGTAAACAAAGAGAACATCTGACTCGCAGGAAATCCCGATTTGAATTGGTACGGATATGTGTAATGATTGCCGGTATTGAATTGTGTTACGCGGCTGAAACTGCGTTCGTAAGCCCGATCATGTTGCGGCTTCACGTGCCCTATCGTTATATGACACTGACGTGGTGTCTAAGTCCGATATTAGGGCTTATTCTAACCCCGTTGTTAGGATCTCTGAGCGACCGGTGTCGTTCTCGTCTCGGTCGCAGACGACCGTTCCTCATCGCGTATACCGCGGTTATTGTAATCGGACTGGCCCTCGTAGCAAACAGTCACGATATCGGACTGCTACTGGGCGATACCTGCAGATTATCTCCGAATAATGTTACCCTCGTCACAAATCACACGAGAATCACCACGGATGATGACGTTTTCGCCAAAAATATGACTGAAGATACAGTAAACCCCAGTGAGGTTAGCGGCGGTGTTTTGGCGATTACACGTCTACATTGTGTGTGGGGAGTCCTATTTACAGTAATCGGAGTGTTGTTGTTAGATTTCAGCTGTGACGCTAGCCAATCACCTGCTAGGACGTACCTTTTGGATATTTGCATACCAGAAGACCACAAAGCCGGTTTAACTATGTTTACCGTGGTGTCAGGGATAGGTGGCGCTATCGGGTACCTTTTGGGGGCTGTTAACTGGGGCACCGTGTCCAAATCAGGAGAATCATTTATGAGTCACGTGCGTATTATATTCACAGTAGTTTTGATTCTTCTAATAGCTCTAATGGGAATATCGATAACTAGTTTTGCCGAAATATCCCTCACCGAAATAGAGCCAAAATCATCAGATGTCAAAACGAAGAAATCATCAAAGTCCGCCAAATCGCAATTCGGTTATGAAGAATTCACGGACGATGATTCGGACGATTCTGATAATCGGGCAGACGCGAAAATTGCAACAGAAACGACCGTAACACAAGCGGATACCGACATTGTTGAGAAGAGAACATTTCCTCTTCCGACTCCGGTCACTGAAGAAACCGATCTACAGGCTACACTTCCCGGGCCTGTGTTAGAATCAGAGGTTTCCCTGAAAATGTACttaatttcaataatcaaaATGCCCAAATCGCTCGTTATGTTGTGCGTTACGAACTTATTCAGTTGGATGAGTTTGTTATGCTACTCGTTGTATTTCACTGATTACGTTGGTCAGGTAGTTTTTGGAGGGCTACCCACAGCTCCAGATGGCAGCGAAGAACAAGAACTTTACGCCGCCGGAGTAAGATTTGGCTCCGGGTCCATGTCGTTGTATTCATTAAGTTGCTCTTTATATTCGTTGACCATAGAGTATCTAGTAGTACGCTTTG GTGCGAAGAAAGTATATGTTTTGAGCCTGTTGTCGACGACAATtggaatgattttaatgtcgTTAATGCCTTCAAGATTAACGGTAATTATACTGTCTCCCAGTGTGGGTATTATATATGCGGCTTTGTTTACGATGCCGTATATCATTCTAGCCAACTACCACAGCAACCAGGAG TTTGGCGAGTTGCTAGAaaagtcaaaaagtggtcGCCAGGTGAGAGGCCTAGGAACTGATGTCGCCGTCGTCGGAAGTATGGTCTTTGTAGGACAATGCCTCCTATCGGCGTGTATGGGAAGTATAATTCACGCAGTCGGAACGACCGCAGTCGTTGTTTGGGCGAGCGCTTTATTCAGCTTGTTAGCGGCGATTTCTGCATTCGGTATCAAATATATCGACATGTAG
- the LOC141907650 gene encoding alanyl-tRNA editing protein Aarsd1-A-like — protein MALACQKDSYLRELHTEVVSCEAASVKLNGNKKEKIDGYEIILEDTVLFPEGGGQPDDRGTLNGIEVLQVSRRGKDAVHFCTTPLSVGENVSVTVDWTRRFDHMQQHSGQHLVTAIADSMFGYKTTSWNLGANTSFIELDTVSMKDTEMQRLEEVVNEKIRQSVEMFPQLFDSKDDPALNEVRTRGLPDDHCGPVRVVTIQGIETNMCCGTHVRNLSHLQAIKLLAFEKGKKGKTNLTFVAGDRVLQYLGKSYEIEKKLTSLLKGPAEQFIELVDKVQKSYRAANKNVTILLRELAQAEVERFKNQTPKPLYLRIHRKEGDNEFMNTVANGINDKNVFKFLTTGDEKGQGMFLIDGPVEHVSELAPRIAELLDGKGAGKNGRFQGKANKLSKSIEAEKLVTELLQSKTSVDVQ, from the exons ATGGCGTTAGCTTGTCAAAAAGATAGCTATTTACGTGAA TTGCACACTGAAGTTGTATCTTGCGAAGCTGCATCGGTGAAATTGAATGGTAATAAGAAAGAGAAAATTGACGGATATGAAATAATACTGGAAGATACAGTGCTTTTTCCTGAAGGTGGAGGGCAA cCGGATGATAGAGGAACT TTGAATGGTATTGAAGTTTTACAAGTATCGCGTCGAGGAAAAGATGCCGTTCATTTCTGCACCACCCCATTAAGCGTCGGTGAAAATGTTTCAGTGACTGTTGATTGGACGCGACGTTTCGACCACATGCAACAACATTCTG GACAGCATCTTGTGACTGCCATAGCAGATTCCATGTTTGGATATAAAACAACATCTTG GAATCTCGGAGCAAACACTTCATTTATCGAGTTAGATACTGTCAGTATGAAAGATACTGAAATGCAACGACTCGAGGAAGTGGTCAACGAAAAAATCAGACAATCAGTAGAAATGTTTCCGCAGTTATTCGACAGTAAAGATGACCCAGCTCTGAATGAG GTACGAACTCGTGGGTTACCAGACGATCATTGCGGACCAGTTCGAGTTGTCACAATACAAGGAATTGAAACTAATATGTGCTGCGGAACTCATGTTCGCAATCTTAGTCATTTACAG GCTATAAAATTACTCGCATTTGAAAAAGGAAAGAAaggaaaaacaaatttgacATTTGTTGCCGGTGACCGCGTTTTACAATACTTGGGAAAGAgttatgaaattgaaaagaaactAACATCATTACTGAA AGGTCCAGCAGAACAGTTTATTGAACTTGTTGATAAAGTTCAGAAGTCTTACAGAGCTGCCAATAAG AATGTTACTATTCTGCTGCGAGAACTAGCTCAAGCAGAAGTCGAAAGATTCAAGAATCAAACACCAAAACCGTTATACTTAAGGATTCATAGGAAAGAAGGTGACAATGAATTCATGAATACTGTAGCAAATGGAATAAATGATAAG AATGTGTTCAAGTTTCTTACTACTGGTGATGAAAAAGGTCAAGGAATGTTTTTGATCGATGGCCCTGTTGAACATGTCTCAGAGCTCGCCCCGAG GATCGCCGAGCTATTGGATGGTAAAGGGGCGGGCAAGAACGGTCGTTTTCAAGGAAAAGCAAATAAACTCTCAAAAAGCATCGAAGCTGAAAAACTAGTGACTGAATTGTTACAATCAAAAACATCTGTAGACGTACAATGA
- the LOC141907651 gene encoding D-ribitol-5-phosphate cytidylyltransferase-like: MSGETLEQMPDMSSMRSNVILPAGGTGQRMSISTPKQYCLLRGRPLISYTIELFERIRWIDCIYVCVAHSWLDHTTDILMKYKHKKVRLVEAAETRHLSIYNGIKAIDEDDSESKVVIIHDAVRLFVDEQIIEDVVNAAFTHGAAGVTRPLISTVIALDKDDFLDHSLDRTKYQASEMPQAFQFNIIKTAYEKATDYDFEYGTECLHLAQKYSECKAKIIRTTGDLWKVTYKRDLYAAEALLKEKSNSVAFVNCCEDNQSLVGELNKSLEDMIQDSANNYVFIMNSVDKNELKLILETYELELTGGASHAESVVNGFSASHERRGCLLFLFPREAESFFLEIRDVFHEFTNSSAVVMCLAVIMSQNYSQVASMVRSLILDGNLSLNGQVLFAAG, encoded by the exons ATGTCCGGTGAAACCCTAGAACAAATGCCCGATATGTCATCTATGCGGAGTAATGTCATTTTACCAGCCGGCGGAACTGGTCAACGGATGTCAATATCGACCCCTAAACAGTATTGTTTATTGCGAGGCAGACCGCTAATCAGTTACACAATTGAACTGTTTGAAAG GATACGTTGGATtgattgtatatatgtttGCGTTGCTCACTCGTGGTTAGACCACACCACTGACATCTTAATGAAATACAAGCACAAGAAAGTTCGACTCGTGGAAGCTGCTGAAACGAGACACCTTTCGATTTATAACGGCATCAAAGCTATTGATGAAG ATGACAGTGAATCTAAAGTGGTTATCATCCATGATGCCGTTCGTTTGTTCGTTGATGAACAAATTATTGAAGATGTTGTAAATGCTGCATTTACTCATGGT GCCGCTGGTGTTACTAGACCTTTGATCTCAACCGTGATCGCATTAGATAAAGATGACTTTCTCGATCATTCCTTGGATAGAACGAAATATCAGGCGAGTGAGATGCCGCAAGCGTTCCAGTTCAACATCATTAAAACTGCCTATGAGAAG GCGACTGactatgattttgaatatggtaCGGAATGTCTCCACTTGGCTCAGAAATACTCGGAATGTAAAGCGAAAATCATTCGAACAACTGGAGATTTATGGAAAGTTACTTATAAACGAGATTTGTACGCCGCTGAGGCTTTACTCAAAG AGAAGTCGAATTCGGTTGCTTTTGTAAATTGCTGTGAGGATAATCAGTCCCTGGTCGGTGAACTCAATAAATCATTGGAAGATATGATACAAGATTCTGCGAATAATTACGTATTCATCATGAACTCAGTCGACAAAAACGAGTTGAAATTGATTCTTGAAACGTATGAACTTGAACTCACAGGTGGTGCATCTCACGCAGAGTCTGTagtaaacgggttttctgcctcGCATGAAAGGAGAGGATGTTTATTGTTTCTGTTTCCCCGAGAAGCAGAATCGTTTTTCCTCGAAATACGCGATGTATTCCATGAATTTACGAACTCGTCAGCAGTTGTGATGTGTCTAGCAGTGATAATGTCTCAG AACTATTCTCAGGTTGCGTCCATGGTTCGAAGTCTGATATTGGATGGTAATTTGTCGCTAAATGGACAAGTCTTGTTTGCTGCTGGATGA